A DNA window from Ammospiza caudacuta isolate bAmmCau1 chromosome 21, bAmmCau1.pri, whole genome shotgun sequence contains the following coding sequences:
- the RABGAP1 gene encoding rab GTPase-activating protein 1 isoform X2: protein MTTAVDLVITEVQEPVRFILETKVRVCSPNERLFWPFSKRSSTENFFLKLKQIKQKDRKNNSDTLYEVVCLESESERERRKTTASPSLRLPQSGSQGSMIPSPPEDDEEEDNDEPLLSGSGDVSKECAEKILETWGELLSKWHLNLSVRPKTLSALVRSGVPEALRGEVWQLLAGCHNNDHLVEKYRILITKESPQDSAITRDINRTFPAHDYFKDTGGDGQDSLYKICKAYSVYDEEIGYCQGQSFLAAVLLLHMPEEQAFSVLVKIMFDYGLRELFKQNFEDLHCKFYQLERLMQEYIPDLYNHFLDISLEAHMYASQWFLTLFTAKFPLYMVFHIIDLLLCEGISVIFNVALGLLKTTKDDLLLTDFEGALKFFRVQLPKRYRSEENAKKLMELACNMKISQKKLKKYEKEYHTMREQQAQQEDPIERFERENRRLQEANMRLEQENDDLAHELVTSKIALRKDLDNAEEKADALNKELLMTKQKLIDAEEEKRRLEEESAQLKEMCRRELDKAESEIKKNSSIIGDYKQICSQLSERLEKQQTANKAEIEKIRQKVDDCEHCREFFNKEGRVKVASTAKDGSDEDTDEEKETLKNQLREMELELAQTKLQLVEAECKIQDLEHHLGLALNEVQAAKKTWFNRTISSIKTVTGVQGKETC from the exons ATGACCACTGCTGTGGATTTGGTCATAACTGAGGTGCAGGAGCCCGTTCGATTCATTCTGGAGACAAAAGTCAGAGTTTGCTCACCTAATGAGAGGCTGTTCTGGCCCTTCAGCAAACGGAGCTCAACTGaaaatttcttcttaaaattGAAACAG ATAAAGCAGAAGGACAGGAAGAACAACTCTGACACTCTGTATGAGGTTGTGTGCCTGGAGAGTGAATctgagagggagaggaggaaaaccacagccagcccctccctgcgccTGCCCCAGTCGGGCTCGCAGGGCTCCATGATCCCATCGCCTCCagaggatgatgaggaggaaG ACAATGATGAACCACTCTTAAGTGGTTCTGGAGATGTTTCCAAAGAGTGTGCAGAAAAAATTCTTGAAACGTGGGGAGAGCTGCTGTCCAAGTG gcacctGAACCTGAGCGTGCGGCCCAAGACGCTGTCGGCGCTGGTGCGGAGCGGCGTCCCCGAGGCGCTGCGGGGCGAGgtgtggcagctgctggcagggtgtCACAACAACGACCACCTGGTGGAGAAGTACAGGATCCTCATCACAAAG GAGTCTCCACAAGACAGTGCCATCACCCGGGACATCAATCGAACGTTCCCTGCCCATGATTATTTCAAAGACACTGGGGGAGATGGCCAGGACTCCCTGTACAAAATATGCAAG GCCTACTCTGTGTATGATGAGGAGATTGGCTACTGCCAAGGCCAGtccttcctggctgctgtgctgctgttacAT ATGCCTGAGGAGCAAGCTTTCAGTGTTCTGGTCAAAATCATGTTTGATTATGGACTCAGGGAACTTTTCAAACAGAACTTTGAAGATTTGCACTGCAAGTTCTATCAGCTGGAGCGCCTCATGCAG GAATACATTCCTGATCTGTATAACCACTTTCTGGACATCAGCCTTGAAGCACACATGTATGCTTCCCAGTGGTTCCTGACCCTGTTCACTGCAAAATTCCCTCTCTACATGGTCTTCCACATTATTGACTTACTCCTATGTGAG ggAATAAGTGTTATCTTTAACGTTGCACTGGGATTGTTAAAA ACTACCAAGGATGATTTGCTGCTGACTGACTTTGAGGGGGCTCTGAAGTTCTTCCGAGTGCAGCTGCCCAAGCGGTACCGCTCCGAGGAGAACGCCAAGAAGCTGATGGAGCTGGCCTGCAACATGAAg ATTAGCcagaagaagctgaagaaaTATGAAAAGGAATATCATACcatgagagagcagcaggctcAACAGGAGGATCCTATAGAAAGATTTGAG CGCGAGAACCGGCGCCTGCAGGAGGCCAACATGAGACTGGAGCAGGAGAACGACGACCTGGCCCACGAGCTGGTCACCAGCAAGATTGCACTGAGGAAGGACTTGGACAAT GCAGAGGAGAAGGCAGATGCCCTCAATAAGGAGCTGCTAATGACCAAACAGAAGCTGATTGatgcagaagaagaaaagaggcGCCTGGAGGAAGAATCTGCTCAG CTGAAGGAAATGTGTCGTAGGGAACTAGATAAGGCAGAGTCAGAGATCAAAAAGAACAGCTCTATTATTGGTGACTACAAACAG ATTTGTTCCCAGCTGAGTGAGCgactggaaaagcagcaaacagcaaatAAAGCTGAAATTGAGAAAATACGG CAAAAGGTGGATGACTGCGAGCACTGCCGCGAGTTCTTCAATAAGGAAGGCCGTGTGAAGGtggccagcactgccaaggaTGGTTCAGACGAGGACACGGATGAGGAGAAGGAAACTCTGAAGAACCAGCTAAGGGAAATGGAGCTTGAGCTGGCCCAGACCAAGCTGCAGCTTGTGGAGGCGGAATGTAAAATACAG GATTTGGAGCACCATTTGGGTCTGGCCCTTAATGAAGTACAAGCTGCAAAGAAAACGTGGTTCAACAGAACAATAAGCTCTATAAAAACAGTGACTGGAGTCCAAGGAAAAGAGACTTGTTGA
- the GPR21 gene encoding probable G-protein coupled receptor 21, which produces MNSSLVGNQSGRPFCLLAISYLETINFCLLEVVIIVFLMVLIISGNIIVIFVFHCAPLLNHHTTSYFIQTMAYADLLVGVSCLVPSLSLLHYPVVLSESLVCQIFGYVVSVLKSVSMASLACISIDRYIAITKPLTYNTLVTPWRLRICILTIWLYSCLVFLPSFHWGKPGYHGDVFQWCANSWNTDPYFTLFIVVMLYAPAAFIVCFTYFNIFRICQQHTKEINERRVRFSSQDGEAGEAQPCPDKRYAMVLFRITSVFYILWLPYIIYFLLESSNVYSNRVASFLTTWLAISNSFCNCVIYSLSNSVFQKGLKRLSGAICASCARQRVAKDSSTSRSKRSSNGCHV; this is translated from the coding sequence ATGAACTCCTCTTTGGTTGGCAACCAGAGTGGCCGGCCCTTCTGTCTCCTGGCCATTAGCTATTTGGAGACCATCAATTTTTGCCTCCTGGAAGTGGTTATTATTGTGTTCCTCATGGTGCTGATTATTTCGGGCAACATTATTGTGATATTTGTCTTTCACTGTGCACCTCTGCTGAACCACCACACCACCAGCTACTTCATCCAGACTATGGCGTATGCTGACCTCCTGGTGGGCGTGAGCTGTCTGGTGCCTTCTTTGTCTCTGCTGCACTATCCTGTTGTTTTAAGTGAGTCCTTGGTTTGCCAAATCTTTGGTTATGTGGTATCAGTGCTGAAGAGCGTCTCCATGGCCTCCCTGGCCTGCATCAGCATTGACAGATACATCGCCATCACGAAGCCCCTGACCTACAACACGCTGGTTACCCCCTGGAGGCTGCGGATCTGCATCTTGACCATTTGGCTCTACTCCTGCCTGGTCTTCTTGCCCTCCTTTCACTGGGGAAAGCCTGGATATCACGGGGACGTGTTCCAGTGGTGCGCCAACTCCTGGAACACCGATCCCTATTTTACCCTCTTCATTGTGGTGATGCTCTACGCCCCGGCCGCTTTCATCGTCTGCTTCACCTACTTCAACATCTTCCgcatctgccagcagcacaccAAGGAGATCAACGAGCGGCGCGTACGCTTCAGCTCGCAGGACGGGGAGGCTGGCgaggcccagccctgcccggacAAGCGCTATGCCATGGTCCTCTTCCGCATCACCAGTGTCTTCTACATCCTCTGGCTGCCCTACATCATCTATTTCCTGCTGGAGAGCTCCAACGTCTACAGTAACCGCGTCGCGTCCTTCTTGACCACTTGGCTTGCCATTAGCAACAGTTTCTGCAACTGTGTCATTTACAGTCTCTCCAACAGTGTCTTTCAGAAGGGGCTGAAGCGTCTCTCGGGGGCCATCTGTGCCTCGTGTGCTAGACAGAGGGTAGCTAAGGACTCCTCTACCTCTAGGAGCAAAAGATCTTCCAATGGATGTCATGTCTAG